In Synechococcus sp. CC9616, the following are encoded in one genomic region:
- a CDS encoding F0F1 ATP synthase subunit gamma, with protein sequence MANLKEIRDRIKSVKNTRKITEAMRLVAAAKVRRAQEQVLRSRPFADRLARVLENLQSRMQMEDAAAPLMEQRPVQSVTLVACTGDRGLCGGYNSNIIRRTEQRFAELKGKGFDVKLVLIGRKAGSYFSNRNYPIQATFAGLEQVPTADEANTIATDLLAEFIAQSSDRVEIIFTKFINLVSCKPVVQTLLPLDPQDIADPDDEIFRLTTKDGRLTVEPGAGPANTEPKIPSDIVFEQSPEQLLNALLPLYLQNQLLRSLQESAASELASRMTAMNNASDNAKELAKTLTLDYNKARQAAITQEILEVVGGSAVAG encoded by the coding sequence ATGGCAAATCTCAAAGAGATCCGCGACCGGATTAAATCGGTCAAGAACACCAGAAAAATCACCGAGGCCATGCGCCTTGTTGCTGCAGCCAAAGTGCGTCGTGCACAGGAGCAGGTGTTGCGCAGTCGTCCCTTCGCGGATCGATTGGCGCGCGTGCTGGAGAATCTCCAGTCCCGCATGCAGATGGAAGATGCTGCAGCTCCTCTGATGGAGCAACGGCCAGTGCAGAGCGTCACCTTGGTGGCCTGCACCGGTGATCGAGGCCTCTGTGGTGGATACAACTCCAACATCATCAGACGCACTGAGCAACGCTTTGCTGAGCTCAAAGGCAAAGGCTTTGATGTGAAATTGGTGCTGATCGGCCGAAAGGCTGGCAGTTACTTCTCCAACCGCAATTATCCGATTCAAGCCACGTTTGCTGGCTTGGAGCAGGTACCGACGGCTGATGAAGCCAATACCATCGCCACCGACCTTCTGGCTGAATTCATTGCCCAGAGTAGTGATCGTGTAGAAATTATTTTCACCAAGTTCATCAATTTGGTGAGTTGTAAGCCGGTGGTTCAGACGCTGCTGCCGCTTGATCCCCAGGACATTGCCGATCCCGACGATGAGATCTTCCGTCTCACCACCAAGGATGGTCGTTTGACGGTGGAACCTGGTGCCGGGCCTGCAAACACGGAACCGAAAATCCCTTCGGACATCGTGTTTGAGCAGAGCCCTGAGCAATTGTTGAATGCATTGCTGCCTCTCTACCTGCAGAATCAGCTTTTGCGTTCCCTGCAGGAATCAGCGGCATCTGAGCTGGCCAGTCGGATGACGGCCATGAACAATGCAAGTGACAATGCCAAGGAACTCGCCAAGACGTTGACCTTGGATTACAACAAGGCGCGTCAGGCGGCGATTACTCAGGAGATTCTTGAGGTTGTTGGTGGTTCAGCCGTTGCTGGCTGA
- the atpA gene encoding F0F1 ATP synthase subunit alpha: MVSIRPDEISAILKKQIEDYDKSVSVSNVGSVLQVGDGIARVYGLQEAMAGELLEFEDGTEAIALNLEDDNVGAVLMGEGLGIQEGSTVKATGKIASVPVGEATLGRVVNSLGQPIDGKGDIAATEMRLIESMAPGIIQRKSVHEPMQTGITAIDAMIPVGRGQRELIIGDRQTGKTAIAIDTILNQKDQDMICVYVAVGQKAASVANVVEVLRERGALDYTVVVAANASEPAALQYLAPYTGASIAEYFMYKGKATLVIYDDLSKQAAAYRQMSLLLRRPPGREAYPGDVFYLHSRLLERAAKLSDAMGKGSMTALPIIETQAGDVSAYIPTNVISITDGQIFLSSDLFNSGLRPAINVGVSVSRVGGAAQTKAIKKIAGTLKLELAQFDELAAFSQFASDLDAATQKQLGRGKRLRELLKQPQFSPLILAEQVAIVYAGVKGLIDDVPVESIVDFSRELREYLKSNKPEFINEIQEKKVMSPEAEAILKDAINEVVSNLVASAS; encoded by the coding sequence ATGGTTTCCATCCGTCCCGACGAGATCAGCGCCATCCTCAAAAAGCAGATTGAGGATTACGACAAGTCTGTCTCCGTCAGCAATGTTGGCTCCGTTCTCCAGGTGGGAGACGGCATCGCCCGTGTCTACGGCCTGCAAGAGGCCATGGCTGGTGAGCTTCTCGAGTTTGAAGATGGCACCGAAGCCATCGCCCTCAACCTCGAAGACGACAACGTCGGCGCCGTGCTGATGGGCGAAGGCCTTGGCATTCAGGAAGGCAGCACCGTTAAAGCCACCGGCAAGATCGCTTCAGTCCCCGTTGGAGAAGCGACCCTCGGACGGGTGGTCAACTCGTTGGGTCAGCCCATCGACGGCAAGGGCGACATCGCTGCAACAGAGATGCGCCTGATCGAGTCGATGGCTCCGGGCATCATTCAGCGGAAGTCGGTGCATGAGCCGATGCAGACCGGCATCACCGCCATCGACGCCATGATCCCCGTCGGTCGTGGCCAGCGGGAGCTGATCATCGGAGACCGCCAGACCGGCAAGACCGCTATCGCGATCGACACGATCCTGAATCAGAAGGATCAGGACATGATCTGCGTCTACGTTGCCGTGGGCCAGAAAGCGGCATCAGTGGCCAACGTGGTTGAAGTGCTCCGCGAACGTGGCGCTCTCGATTACACGGTGGTGGTGGCCGCGAACGCCTCTGAGCCCGCTGCCCTGCAGTACCTGGCTCCTTATACGGGTGCTTCGATCGCCGAGTACTTCATGTACAAGGGCAAGGCAACCCTGGTGATCTACGACGACCTGTCCAAGCAGGCGGCTGCTTACCGCCAGATGTCCCTGCTGCTGCGTCGTCCGCCCGGTCGTGAGGCCTATCCCGGAGACGTTTTCTACCTTCACAGCCGTTTGCTTGAACGTGCCGCCAAGCTCTCCGATGCCATGGGCAAAGGATCGATGACCGCTCTCCCCATCATCGAGACCCAAGCCGGTGACGTTTCGGCGTACATCCCCACCAACGTGATTTCGATCACCGATGGCCAAATCTTCCTGAGTTCTGACCTGTTCAACTCCGGTCTGCGCCCGGCCATCAATGTGGGTGTGTCCGTGAGTCGGGTGGGCGGTGCCGCCCAGACCAAGGCGATCAAGAAGATTGCCGGAACCCTGAAGCTGGAGCTTGCTCAGTTCGATGAACTGGCTGCCTTCTCGCAGTTCGCTTCCGATCTTGATGCGGCCACTCAGAAGCAGCTCGGCCGCGGCAAGCGTCTGCGTGAGCTGCTCAAGCAACCCCAGTTCAGCCCGCTGATCCTTGCTGAGCAGGTCGCCATTGTTTACGCCGGCGTCAAAGGCCTCATCGATGATGTCCCGGTCGAAAGCATTGTTGATTTCTCGCGTGAGCTGCGCGAGTACCTGAAGTCCAACAAGCCTGAGTTCATCAATGAAATTCAGGAGAAAAAGGTGATGAGCCCTGAGGCTGAGGCCATCCTCAAGGACGCCATCAACGAAGTCGTGTCCAACCTCGTGGCTTCGGCCAGCTGA
- the atpH gene encoding ATP synthase F1 subunit delta — MPILNSLATPYAEALLQITEGRKESETVAEQCKDLLGVWESSADFRDAMVSPVLEPSGKKQALDALLGDQVTPSLMNLLKVLADRQRLQALDAVMLRYLELYRQQQGITLAHVRSAQPLTEEQQAALSSKVQAMAGTKKVDIDLSVDPGLIGGFVVSLGSQVIDASLSGQVRRLGLALAKAS, encoded by the coding sequence ATGCCGATTCTCAATTCACTGGCTACGCCCTACGCCGAAGCCTTGCTTCAGATCACCGAAGGACGCAAGGAGTCCGAGACGGTTGCTGAGCAATGCAAGGACCTTCTCGGTGTGTGGGAGAGCTCAGCTGATTTTCGTGACGCGATGGTGTCGCCGGTGCTCGAGCCCTCAGGCAAAAAGCAAGCTCTTGATGCCTTGCTTGGTGATCAGGTCACACCATCGTTGATGAATCTGCTCAAAGTGCTGGCAGATCGTCAGCGCCTTCAGGCGCTCGATGCGGTGATGCTTCGCTATCTCGAGCTCTACCGCCAGCAGCAGGGCATCACGTTGGCCCACGTGCGTTCAGCTCAACCTCTCACAGAGGAGCAGCAAGCCGCATTGTCAAGCAAGGTGCAGGCCATGGCCGGTACCAAGAAGGTCGATATCGACCTCAGTGTTGATCCAGGTCTGATCGGCGGTTTCGTCGTGAGTCTTGGCTCTCAGGTGATCGATGCCAGCCTGTCAGGACAGGTTCGCCGCCTCGGTCTGGCGCTCGCCAAGGCGAGCTGA
- a CDS encoding F0F1 ATP synthase subunit B has product MTFLPLLASEGFGFNFNIFETNLVNLTIVIVLLVKFLSGFLGGILERRRTAILQDLQDAETRLKTATDELAKAQADLAEANKRAEKIRLDGQSRAASIRAEGEQRTIAVMANIKQGASADADAEAIRINDALRREAATAAISKVLKDLPGRLDDKAQSKLLDASIANLRDA; this is encoded by the coding sequence ATGACCTTCCTACCCCTGCTGGCTTCCGAAGGTTTCGGATTCAACTTCAACATTTTCGAGACGAATCTGGTCAACCTGACCATCGTCATTGTTCTTCTGGTCAAGTTCCTCAGTGGATTCCTTGGCGGCATTCTCGAGCGGCGCCGCACAGCCATCCTCCAGGATCTGCAGGACGCTGAAACGCGCCTGAAAACGGCCACTGACGAGCTCGCCAAAGCACAGGCTGATCTGGCTGAGGCCAATAAGAGGGCTGAAAAGATTCGTCTGGATGGTCAATCCCGCGCGGCTTCCATCCGTGCTGAGGGAGAGCAACGCACCATCGCTGTGATGGCCAACATCAAACAGGGAGCCTCTGCGGATGCCGACGCCGAGGCCATTCGGATCAACGATGCTCTTCGCCGCGAAGCCGCCACCGCAGCCATCAGCAAGGTTCTCAAAGACCTGCCGGGCCGTCTTGATGACAAGGCCCAAAGCAAGCTGCTGGATGCTTCCATCGCCAATCTGAGGGACGCCTGA
- a CDS encoding F0F1 ATP synthase subunit B', with product MTWLLLAEAGVPEGGLFDLDATLPLMAVQVVVLTYLLNVLFFRPVGKVVEDREGYISTSRADAKEKLAQIQRLEADLAEQLKGARQAAQAAVVEAEQEVDGLYRAAITQAELEANSTKEAARREMDDERNQARSQLQSRVDQLSDQIINRLLTA from the coding sequence ATGACCTGGCTTCTGCTTGCTGAAGCAGGTGTTCCTGAGGGAGGTCTTTTCGACCTCGATGCCACCCTTCCGCTGATGGCGGTTCAGGTGGTTGTCCTCACCTACCTGCTCAATGTTCTCTTCTTCCGTCCGGTCGGCAAGGTCGTGGAGGATCGAGAGGGCTATATCTCCACCAGCCGAGCTGATGCCAAGGAGAAGCTTGCCCAGATTCAACGTCTGGAAGCCGACCTGGCTGAGCAGCTGAAAGGGGCCCGTCAAGCGGCTCAGGCTGCTGTGGTGGAGGCCGAACAAGAAGTTGACGGCCTTTACCGCGCAGCGATTACCCAGGCAGAGCTGGAAGCGAACAGCACCAAGGAAGCTGCCCGCCGCGAGATGGATGACGAGCGCAATCAGGCTCGTTCACAACTCCAGAGCCGGGTTGACCAGCTCAGCGATCAGATCATTAACCGACTGCTCACTGCCTGA
- the atpE gene encoding ATP synthase F0 subunit C: MDSITSAASVVAAGLAVGLAAIGPGIGQGTASGGAVEGIARQPEAEGKIRGTLLLSLAFMESLTIYGLVVALVLLFANPFAG; encoded by the coding sequence ATGGATTCCATTACCTCCGCTGCTTCCGTTGTGGCTGCAGGCCTGGCAGTTGGCCTGGCCGCTATCGGCCCTGGTATCGGACAGGGCACCGCGTCCGGCGGCGCTGTTGAAGGCATCGCCCGTCAGCCCGAAGCCGAAGGCAAGATCCGCGGAACCCTGCTGCTGTCCCTGGCATTCATGGAATCGCTGACCATCTACGGCCTGGTGGTGGCTCTGGTGCTTCTGTTCGCCAACCCTTTCGCCGGCTGA